In Rutidosis leptorrhynchoides isolate AG116_Rl617_1_P2 chromosome 2, CSIRO_AGI_Rlap_v1, whole genome shotgun sequence, one genomic interval encodes:
- the LOC139894339 gene encoding eugenol synthase 1-like, which translates to MSDKSKILIIGGTGYIGKFIVEASAKAGHPTFVLVRESTLSDPSKSSLLGSFKNSGVTFIKGDLYDHQSLVKAIKQVDVVISTVGYRQLDDQVKIIAAIKEAGNVKRFYPSEFGNDPDHSNAVDPAKTTFAKKALIRRAIEAENIPYTYVPCDSFAGLYLKTLGHPGLPAPPRDKVVILGDGNTKAVFNDEHDIGIFTIKTVDDPRTLNKSVYIKPPSNTYSMNELVSLWEKKIGKTLEKVYLSEDQILKDIEYNVVLAVGHSIFVRGDQTNFEIKPSLGAEATVLYPDVKFTTVDEYLSRFV; encoded by the exons atgagcGATAAAAGTAAGATTTTGATCATCGGTGGAACCGGTTACATTGGAAAATTCATCGTTGAGGCTAGTGCGAAAGCTGGGCATCCTACTTTTGTTCTTGTTAGGGAATCAACACTTTCTGATCCTTCTAAATCTTCGTTGTTAGGTTCGTTTAAGAACTCCGGTGTTACTTTTATCAAG GGGGATTTGTATGATCATCAGAGTTTGGTGAAGGCGATAAAACAAGTGGATGTTGTGATATCGACCGTTGGTTACCGACAATTAGACGATCAAGTCAAAATTATTGCCGCAATTAAAGAAGCCGGAAACGTTAAG AGATTCTACCCATCCGAGTTTGGAAATGATCCGGACCATTCGAATGCCGTGGATCCTGCCAAAACGACATTTGCAAAAAAAGCTCTGATTCGTCGCGCCATTGAGGCTGAAAATATCCCTTATACTTACGTTCCTTGCGATTCTTTTGCCGGTCTTTACCTAAAGACATTGGGACATCCAGGTCTGCCCGCTCCCCCACGGGATAAGGTTGTAATCTTAGGTGACGGAAATACCAAAG CTGTTTTCAACGATGAACATGACATTGGAATCTTCACGATTAAAACCGTGGATGACCCAAGAACCCTGAACAAATCCGTTTACATCAAGCCTCCTAGTAACACGTACTCGATGAACGAACTTGTGTCATTGTGGGAGAAAAAGATTGGCAAAACTTTAGAGAAGGTTTATCTATCTGAGGACCAAATTTTAAAGGACATAG AATATAATGTCGTGTTGGCAGTCGGTCATTCCATCTTTGTGAGAGGAGATCAAACAAACTTTGAGATCAAACCATCATTGGGTGCGGAAGCTACTGTTCTTTATCCTGATGTTAAGTTTACTACAGTCGACGAGTATCTTAGTCGTTTTGTCTGA
- the LOC139894338 gene encoding protein RER1B-like produces the protein MEGLGGGDRSAAATLDKWRHFSRLFQAYLDKTTPHTVYRWSGTAALVVLYVLRVYYVQGFYIVSYGLGIYILNLLIGFLSPLVDPELEPSDGPMLPTKGSDEFKPFIRRLPEFKFWYAITKAFIISFLMTFFSMFDVPVFWPILLCYWFVLFTLTMKRQIMHMIKYRYIPFSIGKQKYGGKKSSAGGSSGSRGD, from the exons ATGGAAGGACTTGGCGGCGGTGACCGATCAGCAGCTGCAACTTTGGATAAATGGAGGCATTTTTCGAGGCTTTTTCAGGCTTATTTGGATAAAACTACTCCGCATACAGTTTATCGATGGTCTGGGACTGCGGCTTTAGTTGTTCTTTATGTTCTTAGAGTTTATTATGTTCAAGGATTCTATATTGTTAGCTATGGCCTTGGAATCTATATACTAAACTTGTTGATTGGATTTCTATCGCCGTTGGTTGATCCCGAACTGGAACCTTCTGATGGTCCCATGCTACCTACTAAAGGCTCGGATGAATTCAAGCCTTTTATCAGACGGCTTCCTGAGTTCAAGTTTTG GTATGCCATCACAAAGGCTTTCATCATATCATTCTTGATGACCTTCTTCTCCATGTTTGATGTCCCTGTATTTTGGCCCATACTACTCTGTTACTGGTTTGTGCTATTTACCCTGACAATGAAACGCCAAATCATGCACATGATCAAATACAGATACATACCATTCAGTATTGGAAAGCAG AAATACGGCGGTAAGAAATCTTCAGCAGGCGGCAGCAGCGGCTCTCGAGGAGACTGA